A stretch of the Cucurbita pepo subsp. pepo cultivar mu-cu-16 chromosome LG16, ASM280686v2, whole genome shotgun sequence genome encodes the following:
- the LOC111777892 gene encoding nuclear transcription factor Y subunit B-3-like yields the protein MAESDNESGGHNSNANSELSAKEQDRFLPIANVSRIMKKALPANAKISKDAKETVQECVSEFISFITGEASDKCQREKRKTINGDDLLWAMTTLGFEEYVEPLKTYLQKYRELEGEKSTMGRQGEKDGSGGGGGPSGSGASGGVNSSTGGGGVGGGGFNGVGGMYGGMMMMGHHQGGVYGSGGGYHHMGIGGGKEGNSGSG from the coding sequence ATGGCGGAATCGGATAACGAATCGGGAGGGCACAACAGCAACGCGAACAGCGAGTTGTCTGCGAAGGAGCAGGACAGATTCTTGCCGATAGCGAACGTGAGCAGGATCATGAAGAAGGCGTTACCAGCAAACGCGAAGATCTCAAAAGATGCAAAAGAAACGGTACAAGAGTGCGTGTCGGAGTTTATAAGCTTCATAACAGGAGAGGCATCGGACAAGTGccagagagagaagaggaagacaaTCAACGGCGACGATTTGCTGTGGGCCATGACGACGCTAGGATTCGAAGAGTATGTGGAACCGCTCAAGACTTATCTGCAAAAGTACAGAGAATTGGAAGGGGAAAAGAGCACTATGGGGAGACAGGGGGAGAAAGACGgtagtggtggtggtggtgggcCCAGCGGCAGTGGTGCTAGTGGTGGAGTCAACTCTAGTActggtggtggtggtgttgGCGGCGGTGGATTTAACGGAGTGGGTGGAATGTATGGtgggatgatgatgatggggCATCATCAGGGAGGCGTTTATGGCAGTGGTGGTGGATATCATCACATGGGAATCGGCGGAGGGAAGGAAGGAAATAGTGGTTCCGGGTAG